A genomic stretch from Solanum stenotomum isolate F172 chromosome 8, ASM1918654v1, whole genome shotgun sequence includes:
- the LOC125872430 gene encoding acyltransferase Pun1-like: MSRMLSIISKKIIKPFTPNPSTHRWHKLSILDQCLTHFYMPFVFFYPKNQVYDIPNGPKQLSNLLSNSLSKTLSYYYPWAGSLKDNATIECDDHGAEFLEVQINSPMDKVVDSNVKDLTFPQGVPWANGVDRALIVAQLSHFYCGGIALSVCLSHKIGDGSSANCFLRDWAALTRSSNTNPSPYFIEDSIIPSPIGPLVSPVVGSDIDKCVQKRFIFSSTKLSALKSSIGVQNVTSNEAVNTLVYKSSATIVNSGSFKLSQLVQFFDLREIISPPLPPNSIDFGFGKPIRASFAKGPRNKFIILMRTYDGGIEAFVNLNEQEMFVFEHDKQFLEFARPINGDLCSEEEQHYT, from the exons ATGTCAAGAATGCTATCAATAATATCCAAGAAAATAATCAAACCATTCACTCCCAACCCATCTACTCATAGATGGCACAAACTTTCCATTTTAGATCAATGCCTCACTCACTTCTATAtgccttttgtttttttctaccCCAAAAATCAAGTATATGACATCCCTAATGGGCCTAAGCAACTATCAAATCTTCTATCAAACTCTTTGTCAAAAACATTAAGTTATTACTATCCATGGGCTGGAAGTCTAAAAGACAATGCCACTATTGAGTGTGATGACCATGGTGCTGAGTTCTTGGAAGTCCAAATCAATTCTCCAATGGACAAAGTTGTTGATTCAAATGTCAAAGATTTGACATTTCCTCAAGGTGTACCTTGGGCAAATGGCGTGGATCGTGCCTTAATTGTAGCTCAATTAAGTCATTTTTATTGTGGAGGAATAGCACTCAGTGTCTGTCTGTCCCACAAAATAGGAGATGGAAGCAGCGCCAATTGCTTCTTGAGGGATTGGGCTGCATTAACTCGAAGTTCAAATACAAATCCATCTCCTTATTTCATCGAAGACTCTATTATACCATCGCCAATTGGTCCATTGGTTTCCCCTGTTGTTGGATCAGACATTGACAAATGTGTCCAAAAGAGGTTTATTTTCTCTAGCACAAAGCTAAGTGCATTAAAATCGTCAATTGGGGTGCAAAATGTAACGAGCAATGAGGCTGTAAATACACTTGTCTACAAATCTTCTGCCACCATTGTTAATTCAGGTTCATTCAAGCTATCTCAGTTGGTTCAGTTCTTTGATTTACGAGAAATAATATCACCTCCACTACCCCCTAACTCTATAG ATTTTGGATTTGGGAAGCCTATTAGAGCAAGCTTTGCAAAGGGTCCACGGAACAAGTTTATTATCTTGATGAGGACATATGACGGAGGAATTGAAGCATTTGTTAATTTGAATGAACAAGAAATGTTTGTATTCGAGCATGACAAGCAATTTCTTGAATTCGCTAGGCCTATTAATGGGGACCTTTGTAGTGAAGAAGAACAGCACTATACATAA
- the LOC125872079 gene encoding nodulin-26-like: protein MEEIPEIEGIRATSLRINDCPSPLPSAITTPQKHLKCFMSVHFVQKLIAEFVGTYMLIFAGCAAIILNINKNNVVTLPGIASVWGLVVMVLIYSVGHVSGAHFNPAVTIAFATSKMFPWIQVPAYILVQVVGSILASGSLRLIFNGKEDQFVGTVPAGTNLQALILEFIATFYLMFVIAGVATDDRAMKHLSGVAIGATVSLDILFSGPLTGASMNPARSLGPAIVTGHYKGLWIYIIGPTLGAIFGAWTYNLMRLTNKSWGEAVKEISHSQKAIEVSSKDKVICNCGEGWSCVVSKTEEAEVGNIFFECAEGCLCIVDETNTLKKHVYVYEKTKRRKSYKIYI, encoded by the exons ATGGAGGAAATACCAGAAATTGAAGGAATTCGAGCAACTTCGTTAAGGATCAATGATTGTCCATCACCATTACCATCCGCTATTACTACTCCTCAAAAACACTTAAAATGCTTTATGAGCGTACATTTCGTGCAAAAG TTGATAGCAGAGTTCGTGGGAACCTACATGTTGATATTTGCTGGTTGTGCTGCtataattttgaatataaacAAGAACAATGTTGTCACACTACCTGGAATCGCGTCTGTTTGGGGACTTGTTGTCATGGTTTTAATTTACTCCGTTGGACATGTCTCCGGTGCACATTTTAACCCTGCTGTAACAATTGCATTTGCCACAAGCAAAATGTTTCCATGGATTCAG GTTCCAGCTTATATTTTGGTACAAGTCGTGGGATCCATTCTCGCGAGTGGATCCCTTCGACTAATATTTAATGGCAAAGAAGATCAATTTGTAGGAACAGTTCCAGCAGGAACAAATTTACAAGCTTTGATACTTGAGTTTATTGCCACATTTTACCTAATGTTTGTCATTGCTGGTGTTGCTACTGATGATCGAGCT atgaaacatttatctgGTGTTGCAATTGGAGCCACTGTTTCACTTGATATATTGTTCTCTGG ACCACTAACAGGGGCATCAATGAACCCAGCAAGAAGTTTGGGACCAGCAATTGTTACAGGTCATTACAAAGGGTTATGGATTTACATTATTGGGCCAACTTTGGGGGCCATTTTTGGTGCTTGGACTTATAATCTTATGAGACTCACAAATAAGTCTTG GGGTGAAGCTGTGAAAGAGATTTCACATTCACAAAAAGCTATAGAAGTGTCCTCCAAAGACAAAGTTATATGCAATTGTGGTGAAGGGTGGTCATGTGTTGTCTCCAAGACTGAAGAAGCAGAAGTAGGCAACATTTTCTTTGAATGTGCTGAAGGTTGTCTTTGTATTGTTGATGAAACAAATACTctaaaaaaacatgtatatgtatatgaaaagactaaaagaagaaagagttacaaaatatatatttaa
- the LOC125872075 gene encoding multicystatin-like isoform X2, whose protein sequence is MAIVGGLVDVPFENKVEFDDLARFAVQDYNQKNDSSLEFKKVLNVKQQIVAGIMYYITFEATESGNKKEYEAKILLRKWEDLKKVVGFKLVGDDSTKPGGIVNVPNPNKTEFQKLARFAIQDYNKKQNAHLEFVENLNVKEQVVAGMMYYITLAATEAGKKNIYETKIWVKEWEDFKRVVEFKLVGDDCAKTGGIIIVPNPNSPEFQELARFAVQDYNNTQNAHLEFVENLNVKEQLVSGMMYYITLAATDAGNKKEYEAKIWVKEWEDFKKVIDFKLVGNDSAKIIGGFTEVPFPNSLEFQDLTRFAIHQYNKNQNAHLEFVENLNVKEAVVAGMLYYITFVATDGGKIKIYEAKIWVKVWENFKKVVEFKLVGDDSAKPGGIINVPFPNNPEFQDLARFAVQDYNKKEKAHLEFVEILNVKEQVVAGMMYYITLVVTDDAGKTKIYEAKIWVKEWENFKKVIEFKLFIGDDVPILGGIINVQGINSLVFQDLARFAVQDHNKKEKAHLEFVEVLNVKEQVVAGMMYYITLAATDAGKKKIYEAKIWVKEWEDFKKVVEFKLVGDDIVKLGGITDVPFPNNPEFQYLARFAVQDYNKKENAHLEFVEVLNVKEQVVAGMMYYITLVATDAGYKKIYETKIWVKEWENFKEVQEFKQIVYATK, encoded by the exons ATGGCAATCGTAGGAGGCCTTGTCGATGTTCCATTCGAAAACAAAGTCGAGTTTGATGATCTTGCTCGTTTTGCTGTCCAAGATTACAATCAGAAAAAT GATTCTAGTTTGGAGTTTAAAAAGGTTTTGAACGTGAAGCAACAAATAGTTGCTGGAATAATGTACTATATAACATTTGAGGCAACTGAAAGTGGAAACAAGAAAGAATATGAAGCAAAGATTTTGCTGAGGAAATGGGAGGACTTGAAGAAAGTTGTAGGATTCAAGCTTGTTGGTGATGATAGTACAAAGCCTGGGGGCATTGTCAATGTTCCAAACCCAAACAAAACTGAGTTCCAAAAGCTTGCTCGTTTTGCTATTCAGGATTATAATAAGAAACAg AATGCTCATTTGGAGTTTGTAGAAAATTTGAATGTTAAAGAGCAAGTTGTTGCTGGAATGATGTATTATATAACACTTGCGGCAACTGAAGCTGGAAAGAAGAATATATACGAAACTAAAATTTGGGTGAAGGAATGGGAGGACTTCAAGAGAGTTGTAGAATTCAAGCTTGTTGGTGATGATTGTGCAAAAACTGGGGGCATTATCATTGTTCCAAACCCAAACAGCCCCGAGTTCCAAGAACTTGCTCGTTTTGCTGTTCAGGATTATAATAATACACAG AATGCTCATTTGGAGTTTGTAGAAAATTTGAATGTGAAAGAACAACTTGTTTCTGGAATGATGTACTATATAACACTTGCGGCAACTGATGCCGGGAATAAGAAAGAATATGAAGCCAAGATTTGGGTGAAGGAATGGGAGGACTTCAAGAAAGTTATAGACTTCAAGCTTGTTGGTAATGATAGTGCAAAAATTATTGGGGGCTTTACCGAAGTTCCATTCCCAAATAGCCTCGAGTTTCAAGATCTTACACGTTTTGCTATTCACCAATATAATAAGAACCAG AATGCTCATCTGGAGTTTGTAGAAAATTTGAATGTGAAAGAAGCAGTTGTTGCTGGAATGTTATACTACATAACATTTGTGGCAACAGATGGTggaaagataaaaatatatgaagctAAGATTTGGGTTAAGGTATGGGAGAACTTCAAGAAAGTTGTTGAATTCAAGCTTGTTGGTGATGATAGTGCAAAGCCTGGGGGCATTATCAATGTTCCATTCCCAAACAACCCCGAATTCCAAGATCTTGCTCGTTTTGCTGTTCAAGATTATAATAAGAAAGAG AAAGCTCATTTGGAGTTTGTAGAAATTTTGAATGTTAAGGAACAAGTTGTTGCTGGAATGATGTACTATATAACACTTGTGGTAACTGATGATGCTGgaaagacgaaaatatatgaaGCTAAAATTTGGGTGAAGGAATGGGAGAACTTCAAGAAAGTCATAGAATTCAAGCTTTTTATTGGTGATGATGTCCCAATACTCGGAGGCATTATCAATGTTCAAGGCATAAACAGCCTTGTGTTCCAAGATCTTGCTCGTTTTGCTGTTCAGGATCATAATAAGAAAGAG AAGGCTCATTTGGAGTTTGTAGAAGTTTTGAATGTGAAGGAACAAGTTGTTGCGGGAATGATGTACTATATAACACTTGCGGCAACTGATGCtggaaagaagaaaatatatgaaGCTAAGATTTGGGTGAAAGAATGGGAGGACTTCAAGAAAGTTGTAGAATTCAAGCTTGTTGGTGATGATATTGTAAAACTTGGGGGCATTACTGATGTTCCATTCCCAAATAACCCCGAGTTCCAATATCTTGCTCGTTTTGCTGTTCAAGATTATAATAAGAAAGAG AATGCTCATTTGGAGTTTGTAGAAGTTTTGAATGTGAAAGAACAAGTTGTTGCTGGAATGATGTACTATATAACACTTGTAGCAACTGATGCtggatataagaaaatatacgAGACCAAGATTTGGGTGAAGGAATGGGAGAATTTCAAGGAAGTTCAGGAATTCAAGCAAATTGTTTATGCCACAAAGTGA
- the LOC125872075 gene encoding multicystatin-like isoform X1 — MAIVGGLVDVPFENKVEFDDLARFAVQDYNQKNDSSLEFKKVLNVKQQIVAGIMYYITFEATESGNKKEYEAKILLRKWEDLKKVVGFKLVGDDSTKPGGIVNVPNPNKTEFQKLARFAIQDYNKKQNAHLEFVENLNVKEQVVAGTMYYITLAATDAGKKKIYEAKIWVKEWEDFKKVVEFKLIGDDNAKFGGIISVPFPNRPEFQDLARFAIQDYNKKENAHLEFVENLNVKEQVVAGMMYYITLAATEAGKKNIYETKIWVKEWEDFKRVVEFKLVGDDCAKTGGIIIVPNPNSPEFQELARFAVQDYNNTQNAHLEFVENLNVKEQLVSGMMYYITLAATDAGNKKEYEAKIWVKEWEDFKKVIDFKLVGNDSAKIIGGFTEVPFPNSLEFQDLTRFAIHQYNKNQNAHLEFVENLNVKEAVVAGMLYYITFVATDGGKIKIYEAKIWVKVWENFKKVVEFKLVGDDSAKPGGIINVPFPNNPEFQDLARFAVQDYNKKEKAHLEFVEILNVKEQVVAGMMYYITLVVTDDAGKTKIYEAKIWVKEWENFKKVIEFKLFIGDDVPILGGIINVQGINSLVFQDLARFAVQDHNKKEKAHLEFVEVLNVKEQVVAGMMYYITLAATDAGKKKIYEAKIWVKEWEDFKKVVEFKLVGDDIVKLGGITDVPFPNNPEFQYLARFAVQDYNKKENAHLEFVEVLNVKEQVVAGMMYYITLVATDAGYKKIYETKIWVKEWENFKEVQEFKQIVYATK, encoded by the exons ATGGCAATCGTAGGAGGCCTTGTCGATGTTCCATTCGAAAACAAAGTCGAGTTTGATGATCTTGCTCGTTTTGCTGTCCAAGATTACAATCAGAAAAAT GATTCTAGTTTGGAGTTTAAAAAGGTTTTGAACGTGAAGCAACAAATAGTTGCTGGAATAATGTACTATATAACATTTGAGGCAACTGAAAGTGGAAACAAGAAAGAATATGAAGCAAAGATTTTGCTGAGGAAATGGGAGGACTTGAAGAAAGTTGTAGGATTCAAGCTTGTTGGTGATGATAGTACAAAGCCTGGGGGCATTGTCAATGTTCCAAACCCAAACAAAACTGAGTTCCAAAAGCTTGCTCGTTTTGCTATTCAGGATTATAATAAGAAACAg AATGCTCATTTGGAGTTTGTAGAAAATTTGAATGTTAAAGAGCAAGTTGTTGCTGGAACCATGTACTATATAACACTTGCGGCAACTGATGCtggaaagaagaaaatatatgaaGCTAAGATTTGGGTGAAGGAATGGGAGGACTTCAAGAAAGTTGTAGAATTCAAGCTTATTGGCGATGATAATGCAAAGTTTGGGGGCATTATTAGTGTTCCATTCCCAAACAGGCCCGAGTTCCAAGATCTTGCTCGTTTTGCTATTCAGGATTATAATAAGAAAGAG AATGCTCATTTGGAGTTTGTAGAAAATTTGAATGTTAAAGAGCAAGTTGTTGCTGGAATGATGTATTATATAACACTTGCGGCAACTGAAGCTGGAAAGAAGAATATATACGAAACTAAAATTTGGGTGAAGGAATGGGAGGACTTCAAGAGAGTTGTAGAATTCAAGCTTGTTGGTGATGATTGTGCAAAAACTGGGGGCATTATCATTGTTCCAAACCCAAACAGCCCCGAGTTCCAAGAACTTGCTCGTTTTGCTGTTCAGGATTATAATAATACACAG AATGCTCATTTGGAGTTTGTAGAAAATTTGAATGTGAAAGAACAACTTGTTTCTGGAATGATGTACTATATAACACTTGCGGCAACTGATGCCGGGAATAAGAAAGAATATGAAGCCAAGATTTGGGTGAAGGAATGGGAGGACTTCAAGAAAGTTATAGACTTCAAGCTTGTTGGTAATGATAGTGCAAAAATTATTGGGGGCTTTACCGAAGTTCCATTCCCAAATAGCCTCGAGTTTCAAGATCTTACACGTTTTGCTATTCACCAATATAATAAGAACCAG AATGCTCATCTGGAGTTTGTAGAAAATTTGAATGTGAAAGAAGCAGTTGTTGCTGGAATGTTATACTACATAACATTTGTGGCAACAGATGGTggaaagataaaaatatatgaagctAAGATTTGGGTTAAGGTATGGGAGAACTTCAAGAAAGTTGTTGAATTCAAGCTTGTTGGTGATGATAGTGCAAAGCCTGGGGGCATTATCAATGTTCCATTCCCAAACAACCCCGAATTCCAAGATCTTGCTCGTTTTGCTGTTCAAGATTATAATAAGAAAGAG AAAGCTCATTTGGAGTTTGTAGAAATTTTGAATGTTAAGGAACAAGTTGTTGCTGGAATGATGTACTATATAACACTTGTGGTAACTGATGATGCTGgaaagacgaaaatatatgaaGCTAAAATTTGGGTGAAGGAATGGGAGAACTTCAAGAAAGTCATAGAATTCAAGCTTTTTATTGGTGATGATGTCCCAATACTCGGAGGCATTATCAATGTTCAAGGCATAAACAGCCTTGTGTTCCAAGATCTTGCTCGTTTTGCTGTTCAGGATCATAATAAGAAAGAG AAGGCTCATTTGGAGTTTGTAGAAGTTTTGAATGTGAAGGAACAAGTTGTTGCGGGAATGATGTACTATATAACACTTGCGGCAACTGATGCtggaaagaagaaaatatatgaaGCTAAGATTTGGGTGAAAGAATGGGAGGACTTCAAGAAAGTTGTAGAATTCAAGCTTGTTGGTGATGATATTGTAAAACTTGGGGGCATTACTGATGTTCCATTCCCAAATAACCCCGAGTTCCAATATCTTGCTCGTTTTGCTGTTCAAGATTATAATAAGAAAGAG AATGCTCATTTGGAGTTTGTAGAAGTTTTGAATGTGAAAGAACAAGTTGTTGCTGGAATGATGTACTATATAACACTTGTAGCAACTGATGCtggatataagaaaatatacgAGACCAAGATTTGGGTGAAGGAATGGGAGAATTTCAAGGAAGTTCAGGAATTCAAGCAAATTGTTTATGCCACAAAGTGA
- the LOC125872078 gene encoding uncharacterized protein LOC125872078, with protein MSPASRSKSKDKKGGKEPLKAASKPSSVNAGATTPTSGYNPLLGTFHTIETAPVTSNAALHVNGRFRNIDETDDHSGHSLGPSSEYDSVSNNGSWSGESEDHKEKMSNPPPRAETVVPGSDNDKREKIRQKNEKKHQRQKERRAQELHEKCSGYLMSRKLEALAQQLVAMGFSSERATMALILNEGRVEESVSWLFEGGEEADKLKEHNLDGGGNLKIDISEELARITDMENKHKCSKQEVERALVACEGDLEKAEETLRSQKQEAHSAPSKPEESGDPPTLGNGKLPNTTTQNLLRAPVKPSPNMILPKRDDRDFNYTKVAATSGSSAENGSKSIQSLKRVQPKLEWAKPPQMAVPADKRWLNAGSNPSVSYSLASPLQASTQSSKTEARYIAVGNELKNLQLGTVREPVIVMQRPNQSFNPKQTPTSTLSSSPPGSTAGWIPYTVETVKPNGPMPHIPGTRSLSPNGVSTNQLYSQLQYQQHQQPQQFVSSNGPLESPGTSRGNNLWSRTGALQTQTLSAASSLGLFSGFGTNGLSGSSSPVDWNSGGGSMEQLDYTNIDWSLDRGSSSSRAGGMWPGMNPLMQNNARTYDSFTPGLGVTSAMRPALSNGGGVSIPGLQERAATAETSTGGSREWTSPFEEKDLFSLPRQFVSSPSL; from the coding sequence ATGTCTCCAGCATCTAGGTCCAAGTCAAAGGACAAAAAGGGTGGCAAGGAACCACTCAAAGCTGCTTCAAAGCCTTCAAGTGTAAATGCAGGTGCTACTACTCCGACTAGTGGATACAATCCTCTTTTAGGAACATTCCATACAATTGAGACAGCTCCTGTGACTTCAAATGCTGCTCTTCATGTGAACGGTCGTTTCAGAAATATTGACGAGACAGATGACCATAGTGGGCACTCACTTGGACCTAGCAGCGAGTATGATTCTGTTTCCAATAATGGTAGCTGGTCTGGTGAGTCAGAGGACCATAAAGAGAAAATGTCTAATCCCCCTCCCCGGGCAGAGACAGTAGTACCTGGCTCTGATAACGACAAAAGGGAAAAAATCCGTCAGAAAAATGAGAAGAAGCATCAACGTCAAAAGGAGAGACGAGCTCAAGAATTGCATGAAAAGTGCAGTGGTTATCTCATGTCAAGAAAGCTGGAAGCACTTGCCCAGCAGCTTGTGGCTATGGGATTCTCTTCAGAACGAGCTACAATGGCTCTTATCTTAAATGAAGGCAGAGTAGAAGAATCAGTCTCATGGTTATTTGAAGGTGGTGAAGAAGCAGATAAACTTAAGGAGCATAATCTTGATGGTGGGGGTAATTTGAAAATTGACATTTCAGAAGAGCTTGCTCGCATTACAGACATGGAAAATAAGCACAAGTGTTCCAAGCAGGAAGTTGAAAGAGCCTTAGTTGCCTGCGAGGGTGATCTTGAGAAGGCTGAAGAGACTTTGAGGTCACAAAAACAGGAAGCACATTCTGCGCCATCTAAGCCTGAAGAAAGTGGTGATCCTCCTACCTTGGGCAATGGCAAGCTTCCAAATACCACCACCCAGAACTTACTAAGAGCACCTGTAAAACCTTCACCCAACATGATATTGCCTAAAAGGGATGATAGAGACTTCAATTATACTAAAGTTGCAGCCACATCAGGATCTTCTGCAGAGAATGGAAGCAAAAGTATACAATCACTTAAAAGGGTTCAGCCAAAATTGGAGTGGGCCAAGCCACCACAAATGGCAGTGCCTGCTGACAAAAGGTGGCTAAATGCAGGATCAAATCCTTCTGTTTCCTATTCTTTGGCATCTCCTTTGCAGGCATCAACCCAATCATCCAAGACGGAAGCTCGTTACATTGCTGTAGGAAATGAATTGAAGAATCTACAGCTAGGAACTGTGAGAGAACCAGTTATAGTTATGCAACGACCCAATCAATCATTTAATCCTAAGCAGACTCCCACCTCAACTTTAAGCTCTTCTCCGCCAGGAAGTACAGCAGGATGGATTCCTTACACTGTTGAGACAGTGAAACCCAATGGACCGATGCCACATATTCCTGGCACAAGAAGCCTGAGCCCAAATGGTGTCAGCACAAACCAGTTGTACAGCCAACTTCAGTATCAACAACACCAGCAGCCGCAACAATTTGTTTCTAGCAACGGCCCACTTGAATCGCCAGGAACAAGCCGGGGTAATAATTTGTGGAGTAGAACAGGTGCTTTGCAGACACAAACCCTTTCTGCAGCTTCCTCACTTGGACTCTTCTCTGGGTTTGGCACCAATGGTCTGTCTGGGTCATCGTCTCCGGTTGATTGGAACAGTGGTGGCGGCTCAATGGAACAGCTAGATTACACTAACATAGACTGGAGTTTAGATCGCGGGTCTTCATCTTCAAGAGCAGGTGGCATGTGGCCAGGAATGAACCCTTTGATGCAAAACAATGCACGTACATATGATTCATTTACCCCTGGACTCGGTGTTACATCTGCCATGAGACCTGCTCTGTCGAATGGTGGTGGTGTCTCGATACCTGGGCTTCAAGAACGAGCTGCAACAGCAGAAACATCTACTGGTGGTTCTCGGGAGTGGACTTCTCCCTTTGAAGAGAAAGATCTTTTTAGCTTACCAAGACAGTTCGTTTCTTCTCCCTCCCTGTAG